One part of the Microbulbifer sp. THAF38 genome encodes these proteins:
- a CDS encoding SLATT domain-containing protein — protein sequence MSTIPNTVAVLDKLRWNAHLCKHSHFRASMKGRNLHVLCGVPIVVVNLFLGSLFFSLINAELPDWTKWSGAALALLAALLGGVQTFFNFKKNYEGHRQVGNEYLAIARECERLIALYFDRILDLEHLSNKISELNTRYSEINQRAEEFIVSDKVYRQAMQIQSQKSSKEPSLVERMRNLHNTSLEETKIGSQASPIGHN from the coding sequence ATGAGTACAATACCGAATACCGTGGCGGTACTGGACAAACTGCGCTGGAATGCCCACCTGTGCAAGCACAGCCACTTCCGTGCCTCTATGAAAGGGCGCAATCTGCACGTACTCTGCGGTGTGCCGATTGTAGTGGTGAACCTATTTCTCGGCTCCCTGTTCTTTTCCCTAATCAATGCCGAACTCCCCGACTGGACCAAGTGGAGCGGCGCCGCTCTCGCACTATTGGCCGCTTTACTGGGGGGTGTACAAACTTTCTTCAATTTCAAGAAGAACTATGAAGGGCACCGCCAGGTAGGCAATGAATACCTGGCCATTGCCAGGGAGTGTGAGCGGCTGATCGCCCTCTACTTCGATCGCATTCTCGATCTTGAGCACCTATCCAATAAAATCTCCGAGCTGAATACCCGCTACAGTGAAATCAATCAGCGGGCTGAAGAATTTATTGTCTCCGACAAGGTCTACCGTCAAGCCATGCAGATACAAAGCCAAAAATCCAGCAAGGAGCCCTCTTTAGTGGAGCGTATGCGGAATTTGCACAATACTTCTCTCGAGGAAACTAAAATAGGCTCACAGGCATCACCAATAGGGCATAATTAA
- a CDS encoding TrmH family RNA methyltransferase translates to MQKEHSDHSPSKHNFSLCYLTTDIRTPSNIGGLFRIADALGIEKIYLAGTSLLPPNSKIRKVSRSTEQHVPYQYEGDALEAVLNLKREGYRIICLEITSNSVELSQVPIVEGDKVCLVLGSEKDGISPELLKVADATVHIAMQGVNSSMNVVSACAIATYEITKKIGSDQAG, encoded by the coding sequence ATGCAGAAAGAGCACAGCGATCACTCCCCAAGTAAACACAATTTTTCCCTTTGCTATCTAACCACCGATATTCGCACCCCTAGTAATATCGGTGGGCTCTTTCGCATAGCCGATGCCTTAGGCATAGAGAAAATTTACCTGGCCGGAACGAGCCTGCTACCGCCTAACTCCAAGATCCGTAAGGTATCCCGCTCAACAGAGCAGCATGTTCCCTACCAATACGAGGGTGATGCCCTGGAAGCCGTCCTGAATTTGAAGAGGGAGGGATACCGAATAATCTGCCTGGAGATCACATCTAACAGCGTTGAGCTAAGCCAGGTTCCGATCGTTGAGGGCGATAAAGTCTGCTTGGTTCTGGGATCAGAGAAAGATGGAATTTCCCCGGAACTGCTAAAGGTCGCCGATGCAACTGTACATATTGCTATGCAGGGGGTTAACTCATCGATGAATGTTGTCTCCGCCTGCGCCATTGCCACTTATGAGATCACCAAGAAAATTGGCTCAGACCAGGCGGGATGA
- a CDS encoding aldo/keto reductase, whose amino-acid sequence MYFIELNNGVEIPQIGMGMAAIGSWQQDNGYVTEVLLKAMAIGYRHFDTASVYGNERALGRAIKESGIPREELFITSKVWDTEQGGKKTHDAFARSLERLKLEYLDLYLIQWPVPAYTRETWEAMEALHQQKKVRALGVSNFRKSDIEQIASFAEIRPVINQIELHPYFTQQPLVDYCQFHKIAISCWSPLGTGAWSGVPLAEKPIVDPVITEIAEKYSATPAQVILKWNVQQHRIVVPKSESLEHIRTNFLLSDFNLSNTDIQLINNLNCNNRLGGDPDYAHKKNITLKVPD is encoded by the coding sequence ATGTACTTTATCGAATTAAATAATGGCGTGGAGATTCCCCAGATCGGAATGGGGATGGCTGCGATAGGAAGTTGGCAGCAGGACAATGGATATGTCACAGAAGTTCTCCTAAAAGCTATGGCCATTGGCTACCGGCACTTCGACACCGCCTCTGTCTATGGCAATGAACGGGCTCTGGGTCGGGCGATCAAAGAGTCGGGCATCCCAAGGGAAGAGTTGTTTATTACCAGTAAGGTTTGGGATACCGAGCAGGGTGGCAAGAAAACTCACGATGCTTTTGCGCGAAGTTTGGAGCGTTTGAAGCTGGAGTACCTGGATCTTTATTTAATCCAGTGGCCTGTTCCCGCTTACACAAGAGAAACCTGGGAGGCGATGGAGGCGCTCCACCAACAGAAGAAAGTTCGAGCCTTAGGGGTATCTAACTTCCGCAAATCAGATATTGAGCAAATAGCGTCTTTTGCCGAAATTCGCCCGGTTATTAATCAAATAGAGTTACATCCATATTTTACCCAGCAGCCACTGGTGGACTACTGTCAATTCCATAAAATTGCAATTAGTTGCTGGTCCCCTCTGGGCACAGGGGCCTGGTCTGGGGTACCTTTGGCTGAGAAGCCAATTGTGGACCCGGTGATTACTGAGATCGCTGAAAAGTATTCGGCTACGCCGGCACAAGTTATCTTAAAGTGGAATGTTCAGCAGCACCGTATTGTTGTGCCTAAGTCGGAGTCTTTAGAGCATATAAGAACTAACTTCTTATTAAGCGACTTTAATCTTAGCAACACGGATATCCAGTTGATTAATAACTTAAACTGTAATAACCGGCTTGGTGGTGATCCGGATTATGCACACAAGAAAAATATAACGTTAAAAGTGCCCGATTGA
- a CDS encoding TfoX/Sxy family protein, with translation MAYNETLAEKVRNLLQGSQGLSEKQMFGGLAFMLNGNMACGVVGEELMVRVGPDNYQDALAERYTRPMDFTGRPLKGMVYVEEDAVEQDLDEWVNRGVEFAGSLPPK, from the coding sequence ATGGCGTACAACGAAACTTTGGCAGAAAAAGTGCGCAACTTGTTACAGGGAAGTCAGGGCCTTTCTGAAAAACAGATGTTTGGCGGCCTGGCATTTATGCTAAATGGCAATATGGCTTGCGGTGTGGTTGGTGAAGAGCTAATGGTGCGGGTAGGGCCGGATAATTACCAGGATGCCCTAGCGGAGCGCTATACCCGACCCATGGATTTCACCGGGCGTCCCCTGAAAGGTATGGTCTATGTGGAGGAGGATGCAGTGGAGCAGGACCTTGATGAGTGGGTAAATCGGGGAGTGGAATTCGCCGGGTCGCTACCGCCCAAATAG